One segment of Clavelina lepadiformis chromosome 2, kaClaLepa1.1, whole genome shotgun sequence DNA contains the following:
- the LOC143445994 gene encoding microfibril-associated glycoprotein 4-like: protein MKLAATIPLCVCLVQIASTQQCRQITVCDDEDTGGGRRRGEKGEIGAPGKSGTPGSKGSKGDKGDVGPRGIQGDSCALGSFETTIWEKLAEIEEGHLPSSCFASSVYGRQLLRTGEEAFCDGGWTVFQRRFDGSVSFDRNWDDYVAGFGSLDGEFWLGLDKIHNLTNGRGCRLRIDIWDFENDHAFAEYSSFSMEDESDNYRLHIGGYGGNAGNSMTYNNNMRFSTKDSDNDVWSPGNCAVDNNGPNGGWWWQRCGHARLNSVWGSDGNAGQNIGWYDWKDNWSAMKTTSMKFRCN, encoded by the exons ATGAAACTCGCAGCGACAATTCCTTTGTGTGTCTGCCTTGTGCAGATCGCTTCAACTCAGCAGTGTCGTCAAATTACCGTTTGCGATGACGAGGACACGGGAGgaggaagaagaagaggagagAAAGGAGAAATTGGAGCCCCAGGAAAGTCAGGAACGCCAGGCAGTAAAGGATCAAAAGGAGACAAAGGGGATGTTGGTCCAAGAGGAATCCAAGGAGATTCCTGTGCTTTGGGATCATTCGAAACAACAATATGGGAAAAACTTGCTG AAATAGAAGAAGGTCACTTGCCGTCATCATGCTTCGCATCATCTGTGTATGGAAGGCAGTTGTTACGTACCGGCGAGGAAGCGTTTTGTGACGGCGGTTGGACT GTTTTCCAGAGAAGATTTGATGGAAGTGTAAGTTTTGATCGTAATTGGGACGACTATGTTGCTGGATTTGGTAGCCTTGACGGAGAGTTCTGGCTAG GCCTTGACAAAATTCACAATCTGACAAATGGCCGAGGATGTCGTTTAAGAATTGATATCTGGGATTTTGAGAATGATCACGCCTTTGCAGAATACAG CTCATTTTCTATGGAAGATGAAAGCGATAACTACCGCCTTCATATCGGTGGCTACGGTGGCAACGCTGGTAATAGCATGACGTATAACAACAACATGCGATTCAGTACAAAAGATTCTGATAACGACGTGTGGAG CCCTGGCAATTGCGCTGTTGACAATAACGGGCCAAACGGTGGTTGGTGGTGGCAAAGATGCGGACACGCAAGGCTCAATTCTGTTTGGGGAAGTGATGGAAATGCTGGGCAAAACATTGGCTGGTACGACTGGAAGGATAACTGGTCCGCCATGAAGACAACCAGTATGAAGTTTCGCTGTAATTAG